taaactgtgtaaACTAGTGCAAGCAGCGTCTTCTCAGTTCTGCCATTTCATATTTATCCACAGTTTGAAAATGCTGGAGATTAACAAGACATCGTGGCTGTAAAAGAAGGAATTGTTCATGGTGCTTTtgataaaaaatatatatatgtgtatatgaaAATGGCTGTCTCCTCTCAGAGATGGTATTGATCTCTGCTGAAACTTGTGGAAACTTAGCAGCCTTGGTATGTGttctcaaatgattttttttttttaaagcacttaatTTATGGTTAGCAAATGTTTAATCAGTCTCAGACACAAGCAAAAACTGTTCAGTTTCAGAAAAGAAGAATGTCGTTTAATTCACTATAGCCTGGGCTGGGCAACAGGTATGGTGAGAGTATCACAGCAACAAACGGGGCATTGAAAGAGTACGTCCTACAGGCAGAGGCCTGTGGGCAGCTGCCGCGAAGTCACTGAAAAGTTTCAAACTCCTGTGGTCTTTTGAGGTATCAGAAACGCAGATCTTGTTATTCTGTTTTCACAGGTAGCCTGTAAGTGCGGTAAGCAACCTGAAGTGCAATGTGAACTTTATTTACTTTCATACTTTATTgtgtgaaggggaagaaaaaagggggtagGGGGACTGAGGCATAACTGGAATACCTGTTATTAAAAGAGCGGACTTTAACCCTTTTATGTTGTATTGGATCTAAAAGACCTGCATAAGGTTTAATATATCAAAATTTAAAGCTAGCCAAGAAATTGAAACATTATTGCAGAGTAAAAGGATTAATAGGTTCTAAGTGTATTACCAGGTTTCTTTTGAAAGGCAGCATGCCTGCTGAAGTGATGATTTCCACCCACAAAAATGTTGTACCCCATTAAGTCCTCCCGGGCAAGCAATAAAGCTCAGCGCTTTATTTCTAAGGAGGAGTAAAACATGTAAAACACTGGGAAGTATAACTTTTTTCCAGGTCTCCGGacagaaaacaccaccaccagAGGACAAACCCagtttggtgtggttttgggtttattgtggtgtgtttttgtagtttcatttggggtttttttacttgtttttttttttttttaaaatctcttacaAGCTGTATACAGGGAAATCTGTTTTATGTTCCTCATTACTTTCCAGTAAGGGCTTGGACACTTGAACGATCTGCTGGCTCTctagtgaaaataaaaacaagacttGACATTTCTACAGTAAAGTAAATGGAGAACTACCTCCCCTCTCATCCATTCTTTTAACTCTTGGAGTAAAGGTATATTACAGGCATTATACATCAAAGTAAAGGGTGGAAAACTTATTAGGAAGATCACCTggaacttttctttaaagaaaaaaaaacctaaattattttggtgggtttttttgtgtaatgGTACCTCAACAAAATTTTTTGCTCTCGATTGGATCTCGGTTGGATTTAAGTACTGTTATGGTGAATCAAACAAGTTTACCTAAAACAAAGCATGTAGTTTTGACAGCTTAAAGAAAACACTGCCGCATTCCGGCTTTGTATTTTGTACAGTTTTATACTTTTGATATTATAATAAATACTAAAACCACATAGTTTGTGTCTGTATGTTACAAGAAGGTATTTTCTTCTCTTGATAGCTGCAATGGAAGCAAGAGCTAAGAAGAAACAAAGTTATTTAGAAAGGGTTAAGTTGATGACTAGCCATTTCATGTAACTCTTGTTCTAAGGGCAGGTGATGGGTTCTACCTAATTAGATCTATTGCACTGTTGCAACTGTTATTGCTGTGGGAAGTTGTATGCAGCAGAGGCCATTGATGCAAGCAAACTCATAGGAGAAGGAGAAGGCTACATTTATTCAGGAGGCCCAGCACATACACGTAACTTTAAGAATACATGAACTAGCATGAGAGAGCACAAAGACCCTGTaatttatctctttattttttttttccagcaatagTATCTGCATGCTTTAGCATCAGTTcaagccctgctgctggcacccTTCCATAAACCACAATGCTGTATAACCACACCCGCACATCAGCACTAACAGGACATCTAAGGAAGGTACTGAATTTTAACTGAGATACAGAAAGACACTGTTGAGAATGTGATAGGAAAGTTCTAGCGTTAGGCAGGGAGGGGGGCTGTGTGTATCTAACTGTGGTAGGAACACCTCATTTATTAAGAGGCTATGTCCAGGAAGAAGCAGCACTGAACTACTTCAGTCACTGTTTATGAATGTGCAGACCTATGAGAGCTTAACATCATCAGCAAAGCTGATCTTTCTGGCAGTTACCTCTGCAAGAGAGGCCGGTAACCGAAAAAGCTCAAATACCATAATTTGATCAGTCTATATTGACAGGCTTTCCATCCAGGTTCTGTGCAAAATACAGACGACTGAGGCAGAAGTTGTAATCTGCATTGTATTAGTAACAGGGAAGGAGCCATGGCTTCCATGTAAGCTACTAACTTGGAATGCAAAAAATGGGAGCAACCAGGTAACTGCAAACCACATAAGCTTATTGTTATCCACTATGACATGGAAGTGTGGGAGATTCTTTGATCAGTTGTAAGCTTTGTGCTGGCATTATGGTCATGTTGCTGTGGTCTTTCTTAGGTTATAACAGGTGTTCAGAACACTTTAGGATTATAACAGTTTAGTTAAGATAGTAATGACAGGAATCAGCTACTCCATCTCCACTACAAATAACTATTtatgacagaggaaaaaaaagagtgccaCATTTCCGCTTTTTTGCACCACTTCATATTTCCAATAaaacaagtaattattttatttgtcaTCAGCTTCCATTACACTGACACAGATTGGAGGTTCAGACATGCCAGCAACCTGCCAAGAGAAGAGAGATCAAACATAGCAAGCCTTACACAGTGGTACTAAGTAACTGAATATCCCCTTTCCCTAAGTCCAAACAATTTTAATTATGAGCAGGCAAATTTCAGgacacctaggaaaaaaaatgactgatGTCCCTTTAACGTACAACAACAATGCTCAAACTTGTTGTTTTCTACCCCTTTATTGCAGACTATGAGGACAGCCCATAGTTCTTTTCAAAATGCAACTTCAGTggaaattttgtatttgaaagtgACTCTAGAATTTTGTAGTACTTGGTTGTTGCTATACCAGAGCAACTCCAATTGCTTCTATATGGGCCTTGCATAATCAGGTATGCTAATATATATGCTTCCATTGTATGGTGCTCTTTTACTCTGTTCAAAGCAAGGTATTAACAGactgcatttatttctgcttGGAATTCTCTAATACAATTAAGTCCTCAAATAATACTTTATTATTTCAATAACCTAGAAAGCAAGTTATCCCTACTTTACAGCAGGCAGACCAGAGGCACCTAATAGTTGTAGACAAAGCCTGATATACCTAGCTGCAACACCCTTCCATTCCTCCTTCCTTGCTTACTCTTCCTCCCTGCATGCCGTCCTTAGTCCTGTTTGCCATgtcagaagaacaaaaagaataCTAGTATCTCATACTTTCTGCTTCCCCCTTTAACAACCTACTTCATTCAGAATGCCCCCTAATAAGTTGATGCTATAGTTTAGTTGAGGTTTAAAATGATAAATATGAAGTTCATATATCTGTGTTTCTCTCTCTATCTCTAATTATATTGTATTATTAGCAACTTGTCCTTTGTCACTCTCTTCCTGGGCTGACATTGAAGCATTTTGGTCCTGGAAGAACATCAGTCACTTACCATTTACTTATCTGCCACAGCAGGAGTTTTCTTTTTAGGTCTAAGCTTGAAATACAAGACGAGCATTGCAACACCTGTGTATGTTGCTATTACATACTAGAAAACATAAAAGTTAAGTTTAGTTTCAGTCTAAAGCCCAGAAAACACCATTATACTAGACTACAAAAGTTAAAATACATAATACATACATTCCTCCTGCCTGTGATGGTGTAGGAATTGAAGTACTTCTGAAATCCCGTGAACTGGTGTTGAGATCCCGAGTCATGGCCAGCCATGGCTGCTTGTCCTAACAATCAACACAGGACAGTTAACACATTTAAAGTCAGTTGGACAGGATCAATAGGAAAATCAAACTAATCTCTACACTGAACTTAATACTTTCATTGTCAGCTTTTAAATCTGCTTTCAGGACATTCAACAGACAGTGAACACACATAGAGAGCAGGCACATTCAGAGCCTGCTCAAGGTACAGAACAGGTGACGTGAGCAGATAAGTGAAAGAGGGGTTCTGATTTATAATTTTCAGAGTTCATTCAACAACGTTtaaatatgggggaaaaaagaaatcagtatgatgaca
The sequence above is a segment of the Larus michahellis chromosome 6, bLarMic1.1, whole genome shotgun sequence genome. Coding sequences within it:
- the ATP5MK gene encoding ATP synthase F(0) complex subunit k, mitochondrial, producing the protein MAGHDSGSQHQFTGFQKYFNSYTITGRRNYVIATYTGVAMLVLYFKLRPKKKTPAVADK